A window of Cryptosporidium parvum Iowa II chromosome 1, whole genome shotgun sequence contains these coding sequences:
- a CDS encoding ALG-2 like alpha-1,3 mannosyltransferase: protein RVSSSSLLFDRMKPIKRVAVTHLECGIGGAEQLMVLASLALQSYKSSNEKIELTLFTSYHDKSHSFSATNDGRIKVKVYGNWIPRTFFGYGTTLFSYIRIIYTSLIMFFFVMMTSFSLEKTSRYYDVILNDQVSVINPILKLMTRRLIFYCHFPDQLLVRKRDGSLRKMYRYVMDFLEEFGMRYCDYVFVNSIFTRKVYIETFKGLISNANKYPLTLSYPEVLYPPVNLEDIPSEEECENCFSNSKIPQQLNRAPNVPFFLSLNRYERKKNIELAIKSFAILRDQYKPGEKLCLVISGGYDKRVSENIEYFEELLRLANSYAFNVYIGNECIESTDSCFSVVFLRSISDSLRWSLLRKSIGLLYTPENEHFGMVPCEAMSVGTCVIACNSGGPTETIVHGKTGFLCEPNPENFAIRMNELIKISRDSIESSVWSSSCKERVTALFSQSIFQKRLCEVAYSNETKSKVFKKIKHL, encoded by the coding sequence AGGGTGTCAAGTTCATCTTTACTTTTCGATAGAATGAAGCCTATTAAGAGAGTTGCAGTTACTCATCTTGAGTGTGGTATAGGAGGCGCAGAACAACTAATGGTATTAGCATCTCTAGCATTACAGAGCTACAAATCTTCAAATGAGAAAATCGAGCTGACCTTGTTCACTTCTTACCATGATAAGTCTCACTCATTTTCTGCCACAAATGATGGCAGGATCAAAGTAAAAGTTTATGGAAATTGGATTCCAAGAACATTTTTTGGTTACGGTACAACATTATTTTCctatattagaattatttatacttCTCTtataatgttttttttcGTAATGATGACATCATTTTCACTTGAGAAAACAAGTAGATACTACGATGTGATTTTGAATGATCAAGTTAGTGTAATCAATCctattttgaaattgatgaCTAGAAGactaatattttattgtCATTTTCCTGATCAGTTGTTGGTTAGAAAAAGAGATGGTTCTCTTAGAAAAATGTATAGATATGTCATGGACTTTTTAGAGGAATTTGGCATGAGATATTGCGATTATGTATTTgtaaattcaatttttacCAGAAAGGTTTATATAGAAACATTCAAAGGATTGATTTCTAATGCAAATAAATATCCTCTTACTTTAAGCTATCCTGAGGTACTTTATCCACCAGTAAATCTGGAGGATATCCCCTCAGAAGAAGAATGTGAAAACtgtttttcaaattcaaaaataccTCAGCAGCTGAACAGAGCACCAAATGTACCATTTTTCTTATCATTAAATAGATAtgaaaggaaaaaaaatattgaactTGCTATTAAGTCATTCGCAATATTACGTGACCAATACAAGCCAGGAGAGAAATTGTGTCTTGTTATTTCTGGAGGCTATGACAAAAGAGTTTCAGAGAATATCGAGTATTTTGAAGAACTTCTCAGGCTTGCTAATTCTTATGCTTTTAATGTTTATATTGGAAATGAATGTATTGAATCAACTGATTCTTGTTTCTCCGTTGTCTTTTTAAGGAGTATTTCTGACTCACTTCGTTGGTCTTTACTAAGAAAATCAATTGGACTTCTTTACACTCCTGAAAATGAACATTTTGGTATGGTTCCATGCGAAGCAATGTCTGTGGGGACTTGTGTGATTGCCTGCAACTCTGGCGGGCCAACTGAAACAATAGTGCATGGAAAAACTGGTTTTCTTTGCGAACCAAATCCAGAAAATTTTGCGATTAGAATGAATGAGCTCATTAAAATTAGTAGAGACAGTATAGAGAGCTCAGTTTGGAGTAGTTCGTGTAAAGAAAGAGTAACTGCATTATTTAGTCAGAGCATTTTCCAGAAAAGGCTCTGTGAAGTAGCTTATTCAAATGAGACTAAATCAAAAGTATTCAAGAAGATAAAACATTTATAA
- a CDS encoding ATP-dependent RNA helicase encodes MEFLNLGLHKWVQDTCDSLKIRTPTAIQSKSIPYILKGRNVVGNAPTGSGKTLCYCLPILQILAEDPFSVFGLVLVPSRELSYQVLDQFQVFGNKVNANCQVLTGGFDESEQIHILNQKRPHILIGTPGRLSSIISYPGSNISDLLRNLRFLVLDEADRLLSESLEDDMLPILSILPKSCTGRQTLLFSATLTNAIKEIVNNYSTAPKEMKGKKPQELPMIIVNENPDDSPVEKIRQMYLFLNHRVRLVYLHYILSNVHFFNIDSVDKAKFEKNSTFFEDSQEDVDENVTFGTKNKKKFIKKQEQVIDQNKIIKQGIIFTATKQQCQMLTSCLEIMGYSVTGLHSLMNQRRRLASLGKFRSKTSKLLVATGVAARGLDIPDVEFVINYDFPRSFEDYIHRIGRVGRANKTGISLTFVTEQDVPYVYEFESKMKKEMELLKLDEDEVLKNMNRVTVAQQKALLMLEEIGFNEKNQEARERKLKVLMSKNKIPSDNKKTIK; translated from the coding sequence ATGGAATTTTTGAACTTAGGACTTCACAAATGGGTCCAAGATACATGTGACTCGTTGAAAATTCGAACTCCAACGGCAATTCAGTCCAAAAGTATTCCATATATACTAAAAGGAAGGAATGTTGTAGGAAATGCTCCAACTGGAAGCGGAAAAACTTTATGTTATTGCTTACCGATACTTCAAATTCTGGCAGAGGATCCATTTTCAGTATTTGGTCTTGTTCTAGTTCCTTCAAGAGAATTGTCATATCAGGTATTAGATCAATTTCAGGTGTTTGGTAATAAGGTAAATGCAAATTGTCAAGTTTTGACTGGAGGATTTGACGAATCTGAACAGATACATATATTAAATCAGAAGCGACCTCATATATTAATAGGAACTCCAGGAAGGTTGTCATCGATCATTTCGTACCCGGGGAGCAATATAAGTGAtcttttgagaaatttgaGATTTCTCGTTTTGGATGAAGCTGATAGACTGTTGAGCGAATCTCTTGAAGATGATATGCTTCCTATATTGTCTATTCTTCCAAAGTCATGTACTGGACGCCAGACTTTGCTTTTCTCTGCTACGTTAACAAATGCCATTAAAGAGATCGTAAACAATTATTCTACTGCCCCCAAAGAAATGAAAGGAAAGAAACCTCAAGAACTTCCGATGATAATTGTGAACGAAAACCCGGACGACTCACCTGTTGAGAAGATTAGACAGATGTATTTGTTTCTGAATCATAGAGTTAGACTTGTATATTTACATTATATTCTATCCAATGTTCATTTCTTTAACATTGATTCTGTTGATAAAGCAAAATTCGAGAAAAATTCAACTTTTTTTGAGGATTCTCAGGAGGATGTTGACGAAAATGTAACATTTGGCACcaaaaacaagaaaaaatttataaagaAGCAAGAACAAGTTATTGATCAAAATAAGATAATAAAACAAGGAATAATTTTCACTGCTACAAAACAACAATGTCAAATGCTAACAAGCTGCCTAGAAATAATGGGATACTCTGTTACAGGATTACATAGTTTGATGAATCAAAGAAGAAGGCTTGCTTCTCTTGGAAAGTTTAGGAGTAAAACGAGCAAGTTATTAGTTGCCACCGGTGTTGCTGCAAGAGGTTTGGATATACCTGATGTAGAGTTTGTCATTAATTATGATTTTCCAAGATCTTTTGAAGATTATATCCATAGAATTGGTAGGGTTGGCCGTGCGAATAAAACAGGTATTTCTCTTACTTTTGTAACAGAACAAGATGTGCCCTATGTATATGAATTTGAGAgcaaaatgaaaaaagaaatggaGCTTTTAAAGCTAGATGAGGATGAAGTACtgaaaaatatgaatagGGTTACTGTTGCTCAGCAGAAGGCCTTGCTAATGTTGGAGGAAATTGGATTTAATGAGAAGAATCAAGAGGCTCGTGAGAGAAAGCTCAAAGTTTTAATGtcaaagaataaaattCCATCGGATAATAAGAAAACAATCAAATAG
- a CDS encoding zinc finger protein, with protein MGRKKRKIAEIKPFCYYCNREFGDEKVLKQHQKVRHLKCLHCSRKLSTVSGLIVHMLQVHKETLSRIPNAIPGRDIPDIVINGMKGVPSELIEERIKKQNVEIDIQKNLKSYNPHGNKMMALMNEVATNFVKEHSKFKFSNYLEF; from the exons ATGGGTAGGAAAAAAAGGAAGATAGCTGAAATCAAACCATTTTGTTACTATTGTAACCGCGAGTTTGGAGATGAAAAGGTTTTGAAACAGCACCAAAAAGTGAGACATTTGAAATGCTTACACTGCAGTAGAAAGCTTTCAACTGTTTCTGGATTAATTGTTCACATGCTACAG GTCCACAAAGAGACTTTATCTAGAATTCCAAATGCCATTCCTGGACGTGACATTCCGGATATTGTAATTAATGGTATGAAAGGAGTACCTTCTgaattaatagaagaaagaataaagaAACAGAATGTGGAAATAgatatacaaaaaaatctaaaaagTTATAATCCTCATGGAAATAAGATGATGGCATTAATGAACGAGGTTGCGACAAATTTTGTTAAGGAACACAGTAAGTTTAAATTCAGTAATTACTTAGAATTTTAA
- a CDS encoding short chain dehydrogenase/reductase of the rossmann fold, signal peptide, with amino-acid sequence MRRALRTILNVYGFILSAFIALPVLVWGMFVTLISKYSDFNLGCLSDDISPGYFKDKVVWITGASSGIGKALALRLAKLSKESNITLSLILTSRDSKRLNQLKNDLVEEFKFPENDILVLEFDIGDLDAIDSKVDEARNWKGKIDILYNNAGIGQRAIIGSFESDEKVMMINSLGSMKISKQVLSKCFIPQKSGHLINTLSIQSYVVLPGRCAYGASKRACLSFFQALRKELNYTNWDEYLEYNYSGDKKENISPAIHLGNPNVVITNIYPGHVQTEFDSRNVLHDGSLNVGAHKLKGMASEKCSDLMVKATSNLLNEAWIAQGHELLFFYLTYYSPSVAEAIQSFLDKGFTDKIWELQKSHLKKSS; translated from the coding sequence ATGAGAAGGGCACTTAGAACGATTTTGAATGTATATGGTTTTATTCTTAGTGCATTTATTGCACTGCCAGTGTTAGTTTGGGGCATGTTTGTCACTTTGATTTCTAAATACTCTGACTTCAATTTAGGCTGTTTAAGTGATGACATTTCTCCTGGATACTTCAAAGATAAAGTAGTTTGGATTACAGGAGCCTCTTCTGGAATTGGCAAAGCTCTTGCTTTGAGATTAGCAAAACTTTCAAAGGAAAGTAATATTACACTATCTTTAATCCTAACAAGTAGGGATAGTAAACGACTCAACCAACTAAAGAATGATTTGGTTGAGGAATTTAAGTTTCCCgaaaatgatattttagTCTTAGAATTCGATATTGGTGATTTAGACGCAATTGACTCAAAGGTTGATGAAGCTAGAAATTGGAAAGGAAAAATTGATATTCTATATAATAATGCCGGAATTGGCCAAAGAGCAATCATAGGTAGCTTTGAGTCAGATGAAAAGGTTATGATGATCAACTCATTAGGTAGCATGAAAATTTCTAAACAAGTTCTTTCTAAATGTTTTATTCCGCAAAAGTCAGGgcatttaataaatacacTTAGTATCCAGTCCTATGTAGTATTACCTGGAAGATGTGCATATGGAGCAAGCAAAAGAGCTTGTCTTTCATTTTTCCAGGCATTGAGAAAAGAATTGAACTATACTAACTGGGATGAATACTTGGAATATAACTATTCTGGTGACAAGaaggaaaatatttctCCAGCAATTCACCTTGGCAACCCCAACGTAGTTATTACTAACATCTATCCAGGGCATGTCCAAACTGAGTTTGATTCAAGAAATGTTCTGCACGATGGATCTCTGAACGTTGGTGCTCATAAATTGAAGGGGATGGCCTCGGAAAAATGTTCAGATTTAATGGTTAAAGCAACCTCGAATCTTTTAAATGAAGCTTGGATTGCTCAGGGTCATGAACTTTTGTTTTTCTATCTCACATATTATTCTCCGAGTGTTGCAGAAGCAATACAAAGTTTTCTAGATAAAGGATTTACAGATAAAATATGGGAACTCCAAAAATCTCATCTTAAAAAATCTAGttaa
- a CDS encoding Ub6p like ubiquitin at N-terminus and ubiquitin C terminal hydrolase at the C-terminus — protein TQVIINIKLNAMEQIKVTVKWNVKTFEDVDLVFSSPLSEFRERLSNLTGVPASKQKLMSQRGVLRDGMDLNKLGLKPGSKIVLVGTAEGGELKAPSEKTIFFEDLTSDERAKILHEKEIVPLPVGLENLGNTCYLNSIIHMLRSIPSFLQILRNSNLSSSERTSSSSGNSIKFLNSFKQLMDKMDGSIERVVPGECVDLFRRQFPQYSTTTGGAFAMYQQQDAEEVLGSLLTLFRNELDGKDGDDQTIGDIFRFRMKTKFKNTALETDEEVKMEENYKLMCHMGTQLNPVDFLTQGIKLSLDEKVEKKSSETGIDSIYQKTSEIDSLPPYLLVQLVRFEWKKSSEIARTEATRAKVCRKIEFSQNLDLYEFCSEDLKKILNIGRDISEKKKSKAIEKPDQEEQKMETELYTDCPTGVYELECVVTHQGRTADSGHYVAWRYCPNDREYIIKFDDDKVSRIKAKDADLSGGRSDYHIAVMLLYKKTVIKASEEEMATLLS, from the coding sequence ACAcaagtaataattaatattaagttaAATGCAATGGAGCAAATAAAAGTAACAGTCAAGTGGAACGTGAAAACCTTTGAAGATGTTGATCTTGTTTTTTCAAGTCCTCTTTCTGAGTTTAGGGAGAGGTTAAGCAATTTGACAGGGGTACCTGCTTCTAAGCAGAAATTAATGTCCCAAAGAGGTGTATTAAGAGATGGGATGGATTTAAATAAGCTTGGTTTAAAGCCTGGATCAAAGATAGTTCTTGTGGGTACTGCAGAAGGAGGTGAATTGAAGGCTCCATCAGAGAAAACTATATTTTTTGAGGACTTAACTTCGGATGAAAGGGCAAAGATCTTGCATGAAAAGGAAATAGTACCTCTTCCAGTAGGCCTAGAGAATCTGGGAAATACGTgctatttaaattcaataattcatATGTTGAGAAGTATCCCTAGTTTTTTACAGATTTTGAGAAATAGCAATTTGAGCTCATCTGAAAGAACAAGTTCAAGTTCAggaaattcaattaaatttctCAATTCGTTTAAACAGTTAATGGACAAGATGGACGGAAGCATTGAAAGAGTGGTTCCAGGAGAGTGTGTTGACTTATTTAGGCGTCAGTTCCCCCAATACAGTACAACAACTGGAGGAGCTTTTGCGATGTACCAACAACAAGATGCAGAGGAAGTTTTGGGAAGTTTGCTTACATTGTTTAGAAACGAGCTAGACGGAAAAGATGGAGACGATCAGACAATAGGGGATATATTTCGTTTTAGAATGAAaactaaatttaaaaatactGCATTAGAGACTGACGAGGAAGTTAAAATGGAGGAGAATTATAAGCTTATGTGTCATATGGGAACTCAATTGAATCCTGTAGACTTCTTAACTCAAGGTATTAAGCTCTCATTAGATGAGAAAGTTGAGAAGAAATCTTCTGAAACAGGTATCGACTctatttatcaaaaaacTTCGGAAATAGATTCTTTGCCACCATATTTACTTGTACAGCTTGTACGATTTGAATGGAAAAAATCTAGTGAGATTGCAAGAACAGAGGCTACTAGAGCAAAAGTATGTAGAAAGATTGAGTTTTCCCAAAATTTAGATCTTTATGAATTTTGCTCtgaagatttaaaaaaaatcctTAATATTGGAAGAGATATCTcagagaaaaagaagagtaAAGCCATAGAGAAGCCTGATCAAGAAGAACAGAAAATGGAGACAGAGTTATATACAGATTGTCCTACAGGAGTATATGAACTCGAATGCGTAGTTACTCACCAAGGTCGTACTGCCGACAGTGGGCATTACGTTGCTTGGAGATATTGTCCAAATGATCGAGAAtacattattaaatttgatgaCGACAAGGTCTCGAGAATAAAAGCCAAGGATGCAGATCTTTCAGGTGGTAGATCTGACTACCACATAGCTGTAATGCTTTTATACAAAAAAACAGTAATTAAGGCTTCAGAAGAGGAGATGGCCACATTATTAAGTTAG
- a CDS encoding 40S ribosomal protein S21 has product NIEGKIVDLYIPRKCSATKRLIPSKEHGAVQIDVALVDDEGVATGQVVSFAISGAVRQRGESDACLNRLFNEKQMLSFSK; this is encoded by the coding sequence AACATTGAAGGAAAGATCGTTGATTTATATATCCCAAGAAAGTGCTCAGCTACCAAGAGATTGATTCCATCCAAGGAGCATGGAGCCGTTCAGATTGACGTCGCTTTAGTTGACGATGAAGGTGTTGCTACTGGTCAAGTTGTTAGTTTCGCAATTTCTGGAGCTGTTAGACAGAGAGGTGAGAGTGATGCATGTTTGAATCGTTTATTCAACGAGAAACAAATGCTCAGCTTCTCCAAGTAG
- a CDS encoding AP endonuclease of the TIM barrel fold, possible bacterial horizontal transfer, which produces YYPKIYSIECNNWDKMPNSPKKSLKKVIKEEKGEKNQSRNLKQAKLEVFSSNIKTELKVRDDVCHTYEGHKELAEKYRKFVGAHVSASGGVDKSVNNSMNIAGMAFSMFLKPSRGWNAPPLKQQTIDLFKKNCETNKIEYCKFCIPHGSYLINLGNPDEEKRSKMYGAFEDELKRCDALGIKLYNFHPGSTVGQCSKEESIQFISDCINKAHEQTKSVITVLENCAESKCVGYRFKELSEIIERVKDKSRIGVCLDTCHLFAAGYDVRTAESFNKVMVEFEAVIGLKYLKAMHLNDSKGQFNSGLDRHENLGKGNIGMECFKFIMNDSRFNDIPLILETPDPNNDDKVYKKEIAILYDMLVENK; this is translated from the coding sequence tattaccCAAAGATCTATTCAATAGAGTGTAATAATTGGGATAAGATGCCAAATTCTCCAAAGAAATCACTTAAGAAAGTAATTAAGGAAGAGAAAGGCGAAAAAAATCAAAGCAGGAATCTGAAACAGGCAAAACTAGAAGTATTTTCATCGAATATTAAGACAGAATTAAAAGTAAGGGATGATGTTTGCCATACATATGAGGGACACAAAGAACTAGCCGAAAAATATCGGAAATTTGTGGGAGCTCATGTAAGTGCATCAGGAGGAGTAGATAAGTCAGTGAATAATTCAATGAATATTGCGGGGATGGCATTTTCTATGTTTCTAAAGCCATCTCGTGGATGGAATGCTCCTCCTTTAAAACAACAAACAATTGACCTTTTCAAGAAAAATTGTGAAACTAacaaaattgaatattgtAAATTTTGTATTCCCCACGGTTcatatttgataaatctAGGGAATCCGGATGAAGAGAAAAGAAGTAAAATGTACGGAGCATTTGAAGATGAGCTCAAAAGGTGTGATGCACTAGGAATTAAGCTTTATAACTTCCACCCTGGATCAACAGTTGGCCAGTGCAGTAAAGAAGAATCcattcaatttatttcagattgtattaataaagcCCATGAGCAGACAAAGTCAGTAATCACGGTGTTAGAAAACTGCGCAGAATCAAAATGTGTAGGTTATAGATTTAAAGAGCTTtctgaaataattgaaagaGTTAAGGATAAAAGCCGTATTGGAGTTTGTCTTGATACTTGCCACCTTTTCGCAGCAGGATATGATGTTAGAACTGCAGAAAGttttaataaagtaatGGTTGAATTTGAAGCAGTAATTGGacttaaatatttaaaagcAATGCATCTAAATGATTCAAAAGGGCAGTTTAATTCCGGCCTGGATAGACATGAAAATCTAGGAAAGGGTAACATCGGTATGGAatgttttaaatttattatgaaCGACTCAAGATTCAATGACATTCCATTAATCCTTGAAACCCCTGATCCGAATAATGATGACAAAGTCtacaaaaaagaaattgcAATACTATATGACATGTTGGTTGAAAACAAGTAA
- a CDS encoding oxysterol binding protein, with product NNSVEVNHMNRIRRKISRYVHRKPKGFRTEEILERNTDITQEIDVNKHISLLENIEIETNTGERRSKSLSSSNLLEEVHIVSNEAETTTVIEEVDNLISSSSIIESSNSNSLIEKNKVMKTNSEESFVSIKESEDELSVERLNTTKTCVENEDIEKEETCNITRRRNLPVPKTSAKFSLLSMMRQVFGKDLSRISMPICLNEPLSFIQRLSEDLEYHDLLKKASNSKSVDERVAYITVFASSAISSTFLRLSKPFNPLLGETFELTHRGFKFIAEQVMHHPPVAAYHAESDDGSWVYWGTVWSTMSFGPNSLSILPQGTVHLKIRTADGEEEYSWERPNCIIHNIIFGSTWLEWLGDVNVTSKNHGYRGKTSFFSDSNNSYSLNKYNSSLENSKRGKRRNIVTGSVYNEDNQRLFCIEGQSDQEIQISSTKSQNDSFHPYSKSNVVWRCNPHPNNGDNSHNFFLTYMALELNEISDDYNPEKGANIPITDSRFRPDQRLYESGDVDGAQIIKGLLEEKQRKREKTGNSAVPRWFAKGKRLSSSVLNAKNSSVSKDVVEYEWDFTHEYWNYKNSQNFSNLNDIIDIFNIDK from the coding sequence AATAATAGTGTGGAGGTAAATCATATGAACAGAATCCGAAGGAAAATATCGAGATATGTTCATAGAAAGCCTAAAGGATTTAGAACAGAAGAGATACTTGAAAGGAACACAGATATAACTCAAGAGATAGATGTAAATAAGCATATTAGCCTGCTagaaaatatagaaatagAAACAAATACAGGTGAAAGACGTTCAAAGTCTTTAAGTTCAtctaatttattagaaGAGGTTCATATAGTAAGTAACGAGGCAGAAACCACTACAGTAATTGAAGAAGTAGATAATCTGATTAGTTCATCTTCTATAATAGAATCAAGCAATAGTAATTCGCtcattgaaaaaaataaagtaatgAAAACAAATAGTGAGGAAAGTTTTGTTAGTATTAAAGAAAGTGAAGATGAATTATCTGTTGAAAGGCTAAATACAACAAAAACTTGTGTTGAAAACGAAGatatagaaaaagaagaaacatGTAATATTACTAGGAGACGGAACCTTCCGGTTCCAAAAACATCTGCCAAATTCTCGCTTTTATCAATGATGAGGCAAGTTTTTGGAAAAGATCTTTCAAGGATATCTATGCCTATATGCTTAAATGAGCCTTTATCCTTTATACAAAGACTTTCTGAGGATTTAGAATACCATGATTTACTGAAAAAAGCAAGTAATTCCAAATCTGTTGATGAAAGAGTTGCATATATAACGGTATTTGCATCTTCAGCGATTTCTTCAACATTTTTGAGACTTTCAAAGCCTTTCAATCCCCTATTAGGAGAGACATTTGAACTAACTCATAGAGGGTTCAAATTTATTGCAGAGCAAGTTATGCATCATCCTCCTGTTGCAGCATATCATGCAGAATCAGATGATGGAAGTTGGGTCTATTGGGGGACAGTTTGGTCAACTATGTCGTTTGGACCAAACAGTCTGTCCATTCTTCCACAAGGAACTGTTCATTTAAAGATCAGGACCGCTGATGGAGAGGAGGAATATTCTTGGGAACGACCTAATTGCATTAttcataatattatttttggttCTACATGGTTGGAATGGTTAGGAGATGTTAATGTAACATCGAAAAATCATGGTTATAGAGGAAAGACCTCATTTTTCTcagattcaaataattcatattcattgaataaatataatagtAGCTTAGAAAACTCAAAGCGTGGTAAAAGACGAAATATTGTAACAGGCTCAGTCTATAACGAGGATAATCAGAGGTTATTCTGCATTGAAGGACAGTCAGACCAAGAAATCCAAATTTCTTCAACGAAATCTCAAAATGATTCATTTCATCCATATTCCAAATCAAATGTTGTTTGGAGATGTAACCCGCATCCTAATAATGGAGATAATTCacataattttttcttaacaTATATGGCTCTTGAATTGAATGAAATATCAGATGATTACAATCCAGAAAAAGGTGCAAACATACCAATAACTGACAGTAGATTTAGGCCTGATCAGAGATTATACGAATCTGGAGACGTGGATGGGGCTCAAATCATTAAAGGACTATTAGAAGAAAAGcaaagaaaaagagaaaagaCTGGAAATTCTGCTGTGCCAAGATGGTTTGCTAAAGGAAAGAGGCTTTCATCATCTGTTTTGAATGCCAAAAATAGCTCTGTATCTAAAGATGTTGTTGAATATGAATGGGACTTTACACATgaatattggaattataAGAATTCTCAgaatttctcaaatttaaacgatattattgatatttttaatatcgataaataa